CCTGTCCACGTCCAAGGTGCGCACCTACGCGCCCCCGCGTGCCAAGCGGATCGTCAACTGGCCCCCGCGGGTGGGCTGACCCCTCACCAAGTCCTCCCGCGCCCCGGTCGGCGGCCGGCTCCGGGGTATTCTGACGGGCCGCCCGACCGCCGCTCCGCACGGCGCGGTCGTGCGGCTCGGAACGGGAAGAGGGACGAAGGACGACGATGGCTGCGTCAGAGGGCTTCATGCCCGAGTCCGAGCGGGTCACGCGACGGCTGCGCGACGAGATCGTGGACGGCGTGCGGCGACCGGGGAGCCGCCTGGTCGAGCGGGAGCTGGCCGAGGCGCTGGGCGTGAGCCGGCTGCCCGTCAGGGAGGCCCTGAGGACGCTGGTGTCGGAGGGGCTGGTGACGCCGCGGCCACGGTCCTGGGCGGTGGTGCGGGAGTTCACCACGAGCGACATCGCCGACCTCGACGAGGTCCGCTCGGGTCTGGAGACCCTGGCCTTCCGGCTCGCCGCCGGGCGGCACACCCGCGACGGTCTCGAACGGCTCCGTGCGACGGTGGACGCCGAACTCGACGCCGCCCGCGCCGACGACGCGGTGGGAGCCCGCCGCGCGGCCGCCGACTTCCACCAGACGGTGATCTCGCTGGCCGCCAACGAGTTGCTCAACGAACTCGAACGGGTCCTGCGCAGCCGCCTGCGCTGGCTCATGGGCCAGCACGACGACCTGATGGCCGTCGCCCTGGAACACGAGGCCCTCTACCAGGCCATCGCGGAACGCGACGTGGAGCGCGTCCAGGAACTGGTCCTGCACCATCTGTCGACGAGCCGCAGCGCGGCCCTGGGCCACCACGCCCGGGAGCAGGCGCGGCGCGAAGAGCGGCAGCAGACCTAGGAATGCCGGTCCACGATCGAGCTGCCTTCCCAGGGGAGTGAACACCCTTCCGGCGCCGGCTCGAAGATCGCTTCGTCAGGAGTTCCTACAGATCGGCGTCGCCCCACTCCTGGACGACCACCTCGTCGCCCACCGACAGCTTCCCCGGCGTGATCACGGAGAACTTCGCGCCGAACACCACGCCGCCGCCCGCAGCCCGTCGGTAGCTCGCGAGTGTGCGCAGTGGCTCCGGCCCTCGCCGTGCTCCGGCCTCCTGCTCGACCAGAGTGACGGCACAGCGCACCGCGAGCTTGGCGAAGCCCAACTCGGCATCGCCGACGGTGATGCGGCGGGCGCGATCCTCGCCGTGCGGTGGGGCGGCCCAGTCGACGCCGTCATGACCGTGACCGTCGTGGCTGTCGACGACGATGTTCGGGCGGAATCGGTTCATCGGCAAGATCGGGGCACCGCGCTCGGCCATCCGCTGGTTGAGGAGGGCGAGGGAGGCGCGGGACAGCAGGTGCACCGCACTGCTGTCGGCATAGCCGGACGGGCCGGGGGTCAGGCCGTCGGCGATTCGGTCGTGCTCCGGCGGCACGCGGACCAGACGGCTGGGGGTACCGAGGAACTCCGACAGCCAGGTGGCGGCTTCGTCACCCTGGTCGATCCCCTGGAAGGGGGTGCCGAACAGGTCGACGTCGCGTCGCGGCGCGGATGTCGTCACGTCGAGGCACAGCGTGCCGAAGCGGCCGGTGCCGTCGGCCGCGTCAAGCGTGAGCCGAGAGCCGTCGGTGCTGACGGCGGGCCGGATCAGGGCCAGCCGGGGCTGCCGCCGTTGCGTGCGGAAGATTCCGTCCTCGCCGATGACCATGAAGCTGCGGTCGTGGGCGAGGCCCGCCGGCGTCAGGAGCGCATCGTTCATCGAGGTGCCTGCACACCCCTTGACGGGATAGCAGATCAGATCCACGACGTTGGCCATGTGCCGCCCCCTTCGGTCCGCGACCACCGTAGACGTATGTCGTCGTGAGGTGACGTCATCAGCCGTACAGCGCTCCGAGCGGCTAGGCCGGTCGTCGTTGCACGGCATCGGCGATGACCGCTGTCACGAGCTTGTCGACGGCTTCCGTGGCCGGCGGGCCGGGGCCCCGGTCGGTGAACACGAGATGCCCGCCACCGACCAGGGAGAGGGTGAGTGAGTCGATGTCGGCGTCAGCCGCGATGCGGCCCAATGCACGCTCGTCGGCCAGATAGGCGGAGATCGCGATCGTGGCCTGACCAAGGATGGCGGTTCCGCCGCCGGGCCTGGCCTGCCGAAGCCGTGCGCGCAGCTCGTCCCGGAAGGTGATGAGCGGAATGATTGCCATCGGAACGGGGCCGAACAGGGTGATCAGCGCGTCGGTGAGGTTCTTGGCCACCGTTCCGGTGCCACTGGACTCGCGCAGCGCACTCGCCTGCGTCTCGAGCTGCGCGGCCCGGTCGAGCACGAGGTCGGTGAGGAAGGCGTCGAAGTCGATGAAGTGCCGGTGCGGGCCTTCCTGCTGGAGCGCGGGTTCTCCCCCGGCGCCGCCGAGGCCGTCTGGCTGGCCGTCGCCCTGCACACGACGCCGGGGGTACCCGGCCGGATGGGCCCCGAGATCGCCGCCACGAACTACGGCGTCCTGACCGACGCGATCGGCTGGGGACTGGACGAGATCGAGGGCGACCGGCTGGAGGAGATCGTCACCGCTCATCCCCGCGGGGATCTCAAGAAGGAATTCCTGGAGGCATTCGTCGAGGGCCTCAAGGACCGCCCCGACACCACCTACGGGACCATCAACGCGGATGTCCTGGAACACTTCGTCCCCGGATTCCAGCGGCCTTCCATGGTCGAGCGCGTCAGGAACGCGCCGTGGCCGCGATGACGCGCCGTGGCCGGATCACCCACCCGCCTGCCGTGCGCCCCGACGACGGGCGAGCCGTCTTCTTCCCCGGCCGCACGATCATCCGTGTCGCGCCGAGCTGAACGGGACGAGCGAACGATCGGCCGAGGTGCCGTTCGTGGAAGGCCGGGGTGACGACACGAGCCCACCGGGCTGCATCGACCACCCGGCAATAGGTCGATGGAAGCGCTCGCTTGAGGGGCACGACGACCGCACTACGAACCGCGGCGCGGCCTCCCCGCCGACATCGTCGGCTGATCCCCGTCCATGCGCCGCCGAGGCGGTGGGCCGGTGGGCCAGGGCCCGGAACCCGGATCCGGATGCACGGGCCCGGTGACGCCGGCTCGGGCGGCCTCCAGTTGGGCCGCGAAGGCCACGCCCAGGAAGAGCGCGACGCCCGCCAGGTTGGCCCAGAGGAACAGGGCCATCAGGGCGGTCAGCGGCCCGTACAGCGACCCGAAGGACACGCTGTACCCCACGTAGAGGGCCAGCAGCCAGGTCGCCGTGATCCACAGGACGAGCTGTACCGCGGACCCGAACACGAGCCAGGTGTAACCCGGTTGGTCACGCCGGGGTGCCCACCGCAGGACGACGGCCGATGCCATGCAGGCGAGCGCCACGCCCACCGGGACCTTTGCCCAGTTCCACCAGCTCAGCCACTCCCCCGGACAGTCGAACACCTCCGTCACCGCCCTGCCCACCGCTCCCCCGGCCACCGTCACGAGGAAGCCGAGCACCAGCGGCCCGCCCGCACCGACCGCCAGCAGCAGGCTGCGGGCGTACTTCTCCCAGAACGGCCGGTCGCGTTCGATGCCGTAGATGCGGTTGCACCCCCGCTCGATCTGGCCCATGGCCGACGCGAGGTTCAGTACGGCGAAACCGAGGCCCAGCCACATGGCCACGGTGCCCGCCGTGTCGGCACCGGCATGCGTGCGGGTCGCCAGCAGTCCCTCGCGCACGAGATCGGCGCTGGCCGGCGGAACGATCTCGCTCAAGGTCAGTTCGATCAGCCGTCCGACGCTCTCTGTGTGGGTGGCCGCGGAGACCCCGACCAGGGCGATGGCGAGCGGGACCATCCCGATGACCAACTGGAAGGCGAGGGCCCGCGCGAAACTGAATCCGTCGGCGTACCGGAAGCGCAGGAACGCGTCGGTCACCAGCCGGCGGCCCCCGTAGGTGCGCAGCGCGGTCCACGCTTCGTCTCCGGACAGCTCGTCACCGATCATGTCCCTTGTCTGCGGTACGTGCACCACGGTTCCCATGCAGGAGATGTGCTCCGCCGGCCCGTTTCCATGCCGTCGGCGCCCTCGTGCGCAGGGCGCTGTCCTTCGGCGGCGGCAGACAGCTCCGAACGCGAGCCATGTGCTTCGCCGGCGCGGGGGATGCGGCGTCGATGACGGCACCCGGTTCGAGCACGTCATGACACGCCTCGGCGTCAACCGTTCCGGGCCCGGCCGCCCCGGGACCCGACCCGATCGGGTCCTCGCGGACAAGGGCTACTCGTCTACGGCTCCGACCGCCCCGACTCCGCGGACACGACCTGACGGCGTGCCCGGTGACTCGCCGTGAAGCGGGACGGCGGGAGGCCGAAGGTGCGGGTGAAGGCGGCGGTGAACGCCGCGGGTGAGGCGTAGCCGAGACGGCCGGAGACCTCGGTCACCGACGCCGTGCGCAGCAGTGGGACGGCCGCGAGCAGGCGGGCTCGGGCCCGCCAGGCGGCGGGGCTGTCGCCCGTCTCGGAGCGGAAGCGCCGGGTGAAGGCCCGTTCGCTCATGGCCGTCCGCGCCGCCCACTCGGCGTTGGTCGCGCCGGCGTCCGGGCCGGCCAGATAGGACCGGCAGAGCGCCGCGAGATCGGCGGAGGCGGGGATCCCGACGTGGAACGGCAGTGGGGTCCGCGCCGCGATCTCGTGCAGCAGCAGGGATGCGATACCGCCCTCCCGTCCGGAGAGGGTGTAATCGGCCTCGAACTCGACCGCCGCGAGCAGCAGTTCACGCAGCAGGGGTGGCACGTCCACGACCGTGCAGGTGTCCGGCCACCAGGGCACCGCGTCCGGCTCGATGTACAGGCTGCGCGTGCTCACGCCCAGCATGCGCACCCGGTGCCGGGTGGCGGCCGGGATCAGTACGGCGCGCTCGGGCGGAACGGTCCAGGTGCCGTCGGCGGTGTCCACGACCATGACTCCGGTGGCGCCGTACAGGAACTGCGCCCGCCGGTGCCGGTGCCAGTCCAGGACGTGGCCGGGCGGGTAGTCGGTGCCGATCGGCAGCACCGCCCGGTCCACGTGGTCGACGTCGGCCAGGGGGACGTTCTTCACGCCGTCACTCTACGGGCCGGGACGCGAAGGAATCGTGCCGGGCATCGCATGCGGGCGGCCGTCGGCGGCTGGTGGGGTGGTCGTCGTGGATCTCTTGGCGCTGCTCGGTATCGGGCTTCTCACCGGTGTGACGACCGTGCTGTTCGGGTTCGGCGGTGGGTTCGTCGCCGTGCCGGTCGTGGTGTGGGCGGACTCCGCCCTGGGCGCGGACGCGATCCGGGTGGCCACGGCCACCTCGGCCGTCGTCATGGTGGTGAACGCCGGGTTCGCCACGGCCGTCACGCCGCGCCGGGTGCTGGCCGCGCTGCGCGGCAGCGGCCCGCTGCTCCCGGTGCTCGCGGCAGGATCCTCGGCCGGCGCGCTCGCCGCGCGGGTGGCACCGGCCGCCCTGATCCGCTGGGCGTTCGTCGCCTACGTCGCCCTCACCGTCGTGGACCTGCTGCTGCGCCCCGGTTTCCTGCGCCCGCGCGCCCCGGCCGGGGTGGCGGCCGACGGCGCACCCCGTCCGCTGCCCGTCGTCGTCGGCGTTCCGGTCGGCGCGGTGGCGGCCTTCCTCGGGGTGGGCGGCAGCGTGCTGACCGTCCCGGCGATGCGGCGGGCCGGGCACACCATGCGGGTGGCGACCGCGCTGGCCAACCCGCTGACGCTCGCCATCGCGCTGCCGGCCGCCGTGGTCTTCCTGGCCGGTGCCCAGGGCCTGGCCGGCGCCCACGCCCACTTGGTGGGTCTCGTGGACCTCCGTGCCGCCGCCGGACTGCTCCTGGGCGCCCTGCCGGTGATCGCGGTGCTGCGGCGCCGCCCGCCCCGCATCCCGGACCGCGTCCACGCGTGGACGTACGTGGCGCTGCTCGGTGCGGTGACGGTCGCGATGGTGCTCTGACACGCTCGGCCGACGGCACGGACCGCCCCCCGCTGTCGCACCGGGCGTCAGCCGATGACGGACTCCCAGGTGTCGACCGCGAAGTGGACGGTCATGCCGTTGCGGCCGTAGAGGCGCGGTGCGCCGGTGGCGTTGGCCGTGTCGACCCCGAGGCCCACCGTGTCCCGGCCCCGCGCGGCGAAGTGCGCGAAGGCGTGCCGCAGGAGGAATCCGCCCAGGCCCCTCCCCCGTGCCTCGTCCAGCACGCCGAGGGCGCGGATCCAGCCCATGGCCTCGCGGTCGTCCCGGGCCAGCAGGAAACCGGCGTCCCCCAGGTCTTCGGTGGCGGCGATCCACACCAGGGACCAGTCGAGCCCCTCGGCGTCGATGTCGCCGAGCCAGAGCCGGTAGGTGCGCGGCTGGAAGTCGAAGTGCCCGGCGAACGCCCGCTGGTACAGCTCGTGCACCCGGACACGGTCCGCCTCCGTCGCGCAGGCGCGCACGCTCACCCCGGCCGGTGCCCGCGGCGGCAGGTCGGCCGCCGGGTCCACCGCCCGGCGCAGGACGTGGTGGGACCGGACGACCCGCCATCCCCGTTCCGCGAGGAGCGCGGTGTCGGTCGTGGGCCGGGCGTTGAGGTGCAGGTGGACGACGGCCCGAGCGGCCCCGTTGGCCCGTGCCTTGGCGAGGGCGCGGTCCTCCATGGCGGCCAGCAGCCGCAGGCCGGTGCCCTGGTGGCCGGGGAGCACGTAGTGGTCGATGTCCACGCGCTCGCCGCCGGACTCGTCCCACAGCAGCCCGTACGCCACGAGCAGGCCGCCGTCGAAGGCGAGCCACGAGTCCCGGGTCAGATCCGTCCCGGGATGCTTCAGGTCGGCCTCGACGGTG
The Streptomyces sp. NBC_01723 genome window above contains:
- a CDS encoding sulfite exporter TauE/SafE family protein, which codes for MDLLALLGIGLLTGVTTVLFGFGGGFVAVPVVVWADSALGADAIRVATATSAVVMVVNAGFATAVTPRRVLAALRGSGPLLPVLAAGSSAGALAARVAPAALIRWAFVAYVALTVVDLLLRPGFLRPRAPAGVAADGAPRPLPVVVGVPVGAVAAFLGVGGSVLTVPAMRRAGHTMRVATALANPLTLAIALPAAVVFLAGAQGLAGAHAHLVGLVDLRAAAGLLLGALPVIAVLRRRPPRIPDRVHAWTYVALLGAVTVAMVL
- a CDS encoding YihY/virulence factor BrkB family protein → MGTVVHVPQTRDMIGDELSGDEAWTALRTYGGRRLVTDAFLRFRYADGFSFARALAFQLVIGMVPLAIALVGVSAATHTESVGRLIELTLSEIVPPASADLVREGLLATRTHAGADTAGTVAMWLGLGFAVLNLASAMGQIERGCNRIYGIERDRPFWEKYARSLLLAVGAGGPLVLGFLVTVAGGAVGRAVTEVFDCPGEWLSWWNWAKVPVGVALACMASAVVLRWAPRRDQPGYTWLVFGSAVQLVLWITATWLLALYVGYSVSFGSLYGPLTALMALFLWANLAGVALFLGVAFAAQLEAARAGVTGPVHPDPGSGPWPTGPPPRRRMDGDQPTMSAGRPRRGS
- a CDS encoding MOSC domain-containing protein, translated to MANVVDLICYPVKGCAGTSMNDALLTPAGLAHDRSFMVIGEDGIFRTQRRQPRLALIRPAVSTDGSRLTLDAADGTGRFGTLCLDVTTSAPRRDVDLFGTPFQGIDQGDEAATWLSEFLGTPSRLVRVPPEHDRIADGLTPGPSGYADSSAVHLLSRASLALLNQRMAERGAPILPMNRFRPNIVVDSHDGHGHDGVDWAAPPHGEDRARRITVGDAELGFAKLAVRCAVTLVEQEAGARRGPEPLRTLASYRRAAGGGVVFGAKFSVITPGKLSVGDEVVVQEWGDADL
- a CDS encoding GNAT family N-acetyltransferase; amino-acid sequence: MSTADLRPATLADAPAITQLLNEIDRIEIGRPETDQHTVEADLKHPGTDLTRDSWLAFDGGLLVAYGLLWDESGGERVDIDHYVLPGHQGTGLRLLAAMEDRALAKARANGAARAVVHLHLNARPTTDTALLAERGWRVVRSHHVLRRAVDPAADLPPRAPAGVSVRACATEADRVRVHELYQRAFAGHFDFQPRTYRLWLGDIDAEGLDWSLVWIAATEDLGDAGFLLARDDREAMGWIRALGVLDEARGRGLGGFLLRHAFAHFAARGRDTVGLGVDTANATGAPRLYGRNGMTVHFAVDTWESVIG
- a CDS encoding TetR/AcrR family transcriptional regulator, with amino-acid sequence MQGDGQPDGLGGAGGEPALQQEGPHRHFIDFDAFLTDLVLDRAAQLETQASALRESSGTGTVAKNLTDALITLFGPVPMAIIPLITFRDELRARLRQARPGGGTAILGQATIAISAYLADERALGRIAADADIDSLTLSLVGGGHLVFTDRGPGPPATEAVDKLVTAVIADAVQRRPA
- a CDS encoding AraC family transcriptional regulator; its protein translation is MKNVPLADVDHVDRAVLPIGTDYPPGHVLDWHRHRRAQFLYGATGVMVVDTADGTWTVPPERAVLIPAATRHRVRMLGVSTRSLYIEPDAVPWWPDTCTVVDVPPLLRELLLAAVEFEADYTLSGREGGIASLLLHEIAARTPLPFHVGIPASADLAALCRSYLAGPDAGATNAEWAARTAMSERAFTRRFRSETGDSPAAWRARARLLAAVPLLRTASVTEVSGRLGYASPAAFTAAFTRTFGLPPSRFTASHRARRQVVSAESGRSEP
- a CDS encoding GntR family transcriptional regulator, with the protein product MAASEGFMPESERVTRRLRDEIVDGVRRPGSRLVERELAEALGVSRLPVREALRTLVSEGLVTPRPRSWAVVREFTTSDIADLDEVRSGLETLAFRLAAGRHTRDGLERLRATVDAELDAARADDAVGARRAAADFHQTVISLAANELLNELERVLRSRLRWLMGQHDDLMAVALEHEALYQAIAERDVERVQELVLHHLSTSRSAALGHHAREQARREERQQT